In one Cyclopterus lumpus isolate fCycLum1 chromosome 24, fCycLum1.pri, whole genome shotgun sequence genomic region, the following are encoded:
- the LOC117727661 gene encoding ALK and LTK ligand 2-like, translating to MSGLRKRVTMGLVLLMCTLTGHCGESAPSSAPSSATAAWRDARKDLRRMLEIVSQVEHSRGRHSTNTATTLTSRMRSSTVEPKDVRNLKTDRGDQVVVVFPRDLRKKEKFLKHITGPLYFSPKCRKHVYRLYHHTRDCTIPAYFKRCARLLTRLAGSPQCTEG from the exons ATGAGCGGACTACGTAAGCGCGTCACTATGGGACTGGTGCTACTGATGTGCACGCTGACCGGTCACTGCGGCGAGAGCGCGCCCTCGTCGGCCCCATCGTCTGCTACTGCAGCCTGGAGGGACGCGCGGAAGGACTTGAGGCGCATGCTCGAGATCGTGAGCCAGGTGGAGCATAGCCGGGGTCGCCACAGCACGAACACGGCAACAACATTAACATCACGGATGAGGAGCTCTACGGTGGAACCAAAGGATGTACGCAACTTGAAAACAGACAGAGGCGACCAGGTCGTCG TTGTGTTCCCCAGAGATCtcagaaagaaggagaaattCCTAAAACATATAACTG GTCCGCTTTACTTCAGTCCCAAGTGCAGGAAGCATGTGTACAGACTTTACCACCACACCAGAGACTGCACAATACCTGCAT ACTTCAAAAGATGTGCTCGGCTTCTAACAAGACTAGCTGGCAGCCCGCAGTGCACAGAGGGGTAG
- the acp1 gene encoding low molecular weight phosphotyrosine protein phosphatase isoform X1, protein MAATGKKSVLFVCLGNICRSPIAEGVFRKMATDGGVVDKWMIDSAATSNYEIGNPPDHRGQACMKSHGVPMQHEARKVTNDDFMSFEYILCMDESNLSELNRRAKLVKNISAKIELLGSYDPDKQRIIEDPYNGNAKDFETVYEQCTRCCKAFLENNS, encoded by the exons gaAATATTTGCAGATCCCCAATTGCTGAAGGAGTCTTCAGGAAGATGGCAACAGATGGTGGTGTTGTTGATAAG TGGATGATAGACAGTGCTGCCACCTCCAACTATGAAATAGGAAACCCTCCAGACCACCGTGGTCAAGCCTGCATGAAGAGTCATGGTGTGCCCATGCAGCATGAGGCCAGGAAG GTGACCAATGACGATTTCATGAGCTTCGAGTACATTCTCTGCATGGATGAGAGCAATTTGAG TGAGTTGAACAGAAGAGCAAAGCTCGTAAAAAACATCTCAGCAAAGATTGAGCTTCTGGGTTCATATGACCCAGATAAGCAGCGCATCATTGAAGACCCATACAAT GGGAATGCCAAAGACTTTGAAACGGTGTACGAGCAGTGTACACGCTGCTGCAAAGCATTCCTGGAAAATAACTCCTAA
- the acp1 gene encoding low molecular weight phosphotyrosine protein phosphatase isoform X2, which translates to MAATGKKSVLFVCLGNICRSPIAEGVFRKMATDGGVVDKWVIDSGATSDWNIGSSPDARGLACLRKHGIETSHRAQQVTNDDFMSFEYILCMDESNLSELNRRAKLVKNISAKIELLGSYDPDKQRIIEDPYNGNAKDFETVYEQCTRCCKAFLENNS; encoded by the exons gaAATATTTGCAGATCCCCAATTGCTGAAGGAGTCTTCAGGAAGATGGCAACAGATGGTGGTGTTGTTGATAAG TGGGTCATAGACAGTGGTGCCACATCTGACTGGAATATAGGCAGCTCACCGGATGCCCGTGGTCTGGCCTGCCTCAGGAAACATGGCATTGAGACAAGCCATAGGGCCCAACAG GTGACCAATGACGATTTCATGAGCTTCGAGTACATTCTCTGCATGGATGAGAGCAATTTGAG TGAGTTGAACAGAAGAGCAAAGCTCGTAAAAAACATCTCAGCAAAGATTGAGCTTCTGGGTTCATATGACCCAGATAAGCAGCGCATCATTGAAGACCCATACAAT GGGAATGCCAAAGACTTTGAAACGGTGTACGAGCAGTGTACACGCTGCTGCAAAGCATTCCTGGAAAATAACTCCTAA